Below is a window of Candidatus Bathyarchaeota archaeon DNA.
GAAGCATGTAAAAGGAAATATGGTGGAAAACCCTTAAGGACAGAGTATTGCCATGAAATAGGTGTTCGCCTTCTAATAGGCAGTTTAATTTCAGTTGCGATAAAACATGGATTGAGTGTTAAGATTCTGTTAAGCCACCATTTAATGCACTATATTAGGGTCATTGCAATCTTAAATTATAGTATTCAAGCTGCTAACAATTGTTTAAAGAAGGTAGGTTATATTACTCATTGTTTCAACTGTTTGAATCGTGAAGTCGTTTACAAGTTGAGTAGGATTCAAAATGATTGTGATATTTGTGGAAGTAAATTCAGTATCACCGGTCCATTGTGGTTGGGAGAGCTTTATGATAAAGAATTCTGTAAACTCATGTTATCTGATTTAAAGCATAGAAAATTCGATAATAATCTTATTATCGAAAATCTTTTACGGACTATCTTAGTTGAGAAACAAGAATTTCATACATTTTATGTAGTCGATAGAATATGCAGCAAAATGAAAATTAAAACACAATCTTTGAGGAAGATCCTAGATGAATTAAGTTTAAGAGGTTATGAGGCTTCTCCAACACATTTTCACAAGTCTGGTTTTAGAACTAATGCT
It encodes the following:
- a CDS encoding tRNA (guanine(10)-N(2))-dimethyltransferase, with the protein product MKLKLTNENSIKIQVPILNTNTEESKKTPVFYNPKMEVERDLSVLAFQCYQMQKGCKLDICDCMSGSGIRGIRYTKEIKGINKVILNDLNPLAAKLVKKNIRLNKIEDKTIVKNLDTNFLLNFHTEPKKRFDIIDIDPFGSPSPYLDSAVRVVKSGGLIALTATDLAPLCGVKPEACKRKYGGKPLRTEYCHEIGVRLLIGSLISVAIKHGLSVKILLSHHLMHYIRVIAILNYSIQAANNCLKKVGYITHCFNCLNREVVYKLSRIQNDCDICGSKFSITGPLWLGELYDKEFCKLMLSDLKHRKFDNNLIIENLLRTILVEKQEFHTFYVVDRICSKMKIKTQSLRKILDELSLRGYEASPTHFHKSGFRTNANISEIKSTLKEISELILI